Proteins from a single region of Segatella copri:
- a CDS encoding sugar 3,4-ketoisomerase yields the protein MKELGRIITLPKIFDPRGNLTVAEGETHIPFAIARTYWTYDVPGGESRGGHAHKECQEFIIAASGSFSVTLDNGKQKKTYHLNHPWEGLFVDVNIWRTLDDFSSGSLCLVLASQKFKEEDYIREYDEYLRYARHHV from the coding sequence ATGAAAGAATTAGGAAGAATTATCACATTACCCAAGATATTCGACCCTAGAGGCAACCTGACAGTGGCAGAGGGAGAGACGCATATTCCCTTTGCCATTGCCCGTACCTACTGGACCTATGATGTTCCGGGCGGAGAAAGTCGCGGTGGCCATGCTCACAAGGAATGCCAGGAATTCATCATAGCAGCCAGCGGTTCCTTTTCGGTAACACTGGATAATGGAAAACAGAAGAAGACCTATCATCTCAACCACCCTTGGGAGGGACTGTTCGTAGATGTCAATATCTGGCGAACACTGGATGATTTCTCTTCCGGCTCATTGTGTCTGGTTCTGGCTTCCCAAAAGTTTAAGGAAGAAGACTACATACGCGAATATGACGAATACCTCAGATATGCAAGACATCATGTTTGA